A genomic segment from Drosophila miranda strain MSH22 chromosome 3, D.miranda_PacBio2.1, whole genome shotgun sequence encodes:
- the LOC117187983 gene encoding immunoglobulin superfamily member 10, producing MKMLPKKCAIDCWIFVGLVLEFVHGKLDFNNDLENSQKFQSIPTTVKTFENDTVLLPCSLNTPFRYVRWHRDDVALVDSRHPEILPPDRIMLWPNGSLQVANVQSEDTGDYYCEMNSDSGHVVQQHAIEVQLAPRVLIEPSGLTELQIGATFEVVCEAQGVPQPVISWRRNGHTLGLQGSSTGNRQSHVTEIKSRSQSGLIECLASNGVGEQAVASVYLHVLFTPDVNLPQSVVYTKLGARAHLECIVEAAPAATVKWFHHGLPVALGTHSSSHETELQSNRSLDHYVNDVRHLLVIKNVRNADMGQYECRATNRIGARSASIELTGRPMPCIFKINPGTQSSTSHVLVWQTESLMPIMEFKLKFRQIPSNNVTRQIRTNWTELTIPAQATNGLIYITTYTLHGLQPASLYEVSVLGRNSFGWSDNSKIVRFATGGEVELPNYSTESELLNDVTEEEDIQNEITQRSDTLRASMMFNSGSAEGRGLSGALIYSICLILVLKYQ from the exons ATGAAAATGTTACCCAAAAAGTGCGCCATTGATTGCTGGATATTTGTGGGCCTCGTCCTGGAATTCGTGCACGGCAAACTGGACTTCAACAACGATCTGGAGAACAGCCAGAAGTTCCAGAGTATTCCAACTACAGTGAAAACATTCGAAAACGATACGGTCCTGCTGCCCTGCAGCTTGAATA CTCCATTCCGATACGTGCGCTGGCACCGAGACGATGTGGCCCTGGTGGACTCCCGGCACCCGGAGATTCTGCCCCCAGACCGCATCATGCTCTGGCCCAATGGCAGCCTGCAGGTGGCGAACGTACAGTCGGAGGACACCGGGGACTACTACTGCGAGATGAACTCGGACTCGGGCCATGTGGTGCAGCAGCACGCCATCGAGGTGCAGCTGGCGCCCCGCGTCCTCATCGAACCCAGCGGATTGACGGAGCTGCAGATTGGAGCCACCTTCGAGGTGGTGTGCGAGGCCCAGGGCGTGCCCCAGCCGGTGATAAGCTGGCGACGGAATGGACATACCCTGGGTCTCCAAGGTAGCAGCACGGGCAACCGGCAGAGCCATGTCACGGAGATCAAGTCGCGGAGTCAGTCGGGTCTGATCGAGTGCCTGGCTAGCAATGGCGTGGGGGAGCAGGCCGTCGCTTCCGTCTATCTGCATGTGCTGT TTACCCCCGACGTGAATCTCCCCCAATCGGTGGTCTACACCAAGCTGGGGGCGCGTGCCCATCTTGAGTGCATTGTGGAGGCGGCGCCGGCGGCTACGGTAAAGTGGTTCCACCACGGCCTGCCCGTGGCCTTGGGCACACACTCGTCCAGCCACGAGACCGAGCTGCAGTCCAACCGCTCCCTAGACCACTACGTGAACGACGTTCGCCACCTGCTGGTGATCAAGAACGTGCGCAACGCGGACATGGGCCAGTACGAGTGCCGAGCAACCAACAGGATCGGTGCGAGGAGTGCCAGCATTGAGCTGACCGGCCGGCCCATGCCGTGCATCTTCAAGATCAATCCGGGCACTCAGAGCTCCACGTCGCATGTGCTGGTGTGGCAGACGGAGAGCCTGATGCCCATCATGGAGTTCAAGCTGAAGTTCCGCCAGATCCCGTCCAACAACGTCACCAGGCAGATACGAACCAACTGGACAGAGCTCACGATCCCTGCCCAGGCCACAAATG GACTCATCTACATCACCACGTATACGCTGCATGGCCTCCAGCCGGCCAGTCTCTACGAGGTCTCCGTCCTTGGGAGAAACAGTTTCGGATGGAGCGACAATAGCAAAATCGTACGCTTCGCCACGGGGGGAGAGG TCGAGCTGCCCAACTATTCAACGGAATCTGAGCTGCTGAACGATGTCACCGAGGAGGAAGACATCCAGAATGAAATTACCCAGAGATCAGATACTCTGCGGGCCAGCATGATGTTCAATTCGGGATCAGCTGAGGGCCGTGGGCTCAGTGGGGCCTTGATCTATTCCATATGCCTAATATTAGTCCTCAAATACCAGTAG
- the LOC108160127 gene encoding protein amalgam, with product MIKARDSTWLLLICLLIGQFYVRCHGSPIEEETDYQGDDYDYGDTDGDDGDNLEGADPPESQDLSGSPPYFDQTELRIEAKPGDDVTLNCDARNFQINNAVMWYKGTTIIANGQNSVSNRVEGMKNNSILLRGVTSDDSGEYNCAILPQNVRQITTLRVGARLSILCDDRDVTDRSQTFRQGDHHKLECRTYLSAETSIKWSFNGQRVESSPEDTADGIIVLDNVDEMNAGVYQCLGDDGSRDPPHGMVTIDVHYSPKVSTHRHHVNTEHGGTAEMYCNYRANPIAISFFIKDGKTLQLSEKYSIKNSFHNGHNRTTLIVKDVDVGDLGEYLCHVENAIGSNEAKIHLSYDPETPQFEDMTIDGTKVTMHWLVRSLQPLSEAMLDYKLTGSYTWSTVSVLQTQRHNQTGGIWKITHQLDLPARGLWHARVKTRNTQGWSNFSPDHDFRLADDEASNELIDMNLPPDQIMRAGIGGSVGGGAASALQQLPAGSFFLAGLSVLWLRL from the exons ATGATTAAGGCGAGAGATTCGACGTGGCTGTTGCTCATTTGTCTGTTAATTGGACAATTTTATG TTCGCTGTCATGGCTCGCCCATTGAGGAGGAAACAGACTACCAGGGCGATGACTACGACTATGGCGATACGGATGGTGACGATGGTGATAATTTAGAAGGAGCAGATCCCCCCGAAAGCCAAGATCTGTCCGGTTCTCCGCCATACTTTGACCAAACCGAACTGAGGATCGAGGCCAAGCCGGGCGATGATGTGACCCTCAATTGTGATGCACGCAATTTCCAGA TCAACAACGCGGTGATGTGGTACAAGGGCACGACGATCATTGCGAATGGCCAGAATTCGGTCAGCAACCGCGTGGAGGGCATGAAGAACAACTCGATCCTGTTGAGGGGTGTCACGTCTGACGACTCAGGCGAATATAATTGTGCCATACTTCCGCAGAACGTTCGACAGATAACGACACTGAGGGTGGGCGCCCGGCTGTCGATCCTCTGCGACGATCGCGATGTTACGGATCGCTCGCAGACGTTCAGGCAGGGCGACCACCACAAACTCGAGTGTCGAACGTACCTGTCCGCAGAGACCAGCATCAAGTGGTCGTTTAAT GGTCAGCGTGTGGAGTCATCCCCCGAGGACACGGCCGATGGGATCATTGTGCTGGATAACGTAGACGAGATGAACGCAGGCGTGTATCAGTGCCTCGGCGACGATGGGAGCCGCGATCCGCCTCACGGCATGGTCACCATCGATGTCCACTATAGCCCTAAGGTCTCCACGCACCGGCACCACGTGAACACGGAGCATGGCGGCACTGCCGAGATGTACTGCAACTATCGCGCCAATCCTATTGCCATCAGCTTCTTCATCAAGGATGGCAAGACGCTGCAGCTGTCCGAGAAGTATTCGATCAAGAACTCCTTCCACAACGGCCACAATCGTACCACACTAATTGTCAAGGATGTGGATGTCGGTGACCTGGGCGAGTATCTGTGCCACGTGGAGAACGCCATTGGCTCAAACGAGGCAAAGATTCACCTCAGCTATGACCCGGAGACGCCGCAATTCGAGGACATGACCATCGACGGCACTAAGGTCACCATGCACTGGCTGGTGCGCAGTCTACAGCCTCTGTCCGAGGCCATGCTCGACTACAAGCTGACAGGG TCGTACACTTGGAGCACTGTTTCGGTTCTGCAGACGCAGCGACATAATCAGACGGGAGGCATCTGGAAGATCACGCATCAGCTGGATCTGCCGGCACGAGGCCTTTGGCATGCCCGCGTCAAGACGAGGAACACCCAGGGCTGGTCCAACTTCTCGCCAGATCATGATTTCCGCCTAGCGGACGATGAGG CATCCAATGAGCTTATCGATATGAATCTTCCACCAGACCAGATCATGCGCGCCGGCATCGGGGGCTCAGTGGGAGGTGGAGCAGCATCAGCGTTACAGCAGTTGCCTGCTGGCTCGTTCTTCTTGGCAGGTCTCAGCGTGCTCTGGCTGCGGCTCTAA
- the LOC108160129 gene encoding uncharacterized protein LOC108160129, translating to MMSRRALLIAGLLLIVGSSLVLSYPQSGTDEDEMMADDDFEYDQDDQGTSSQQAKTGQIPAKTDSAQPNRTVTVTGIRGEDVVLKCDLDITQSILWFFGKNIIANGGTLVQPNFKLDTANYDLTILKASPQDAGDYYCKALPQGSVLNTKVVIAEHSLDAIAPESSTSASSSLPSLPASLLWPVLPGVCLLKFGRR from the exons ATGATGTCCCGAAGAGCTCTGCTAATTGCCGGACTCCTACTGATCGTGGGCAGCTCCCTGG TGCTCTCATACCCCCAGTCCGGCACTGATGAGGACGAAATGATGGCGGACGATGACTTCGAGTACGATCAGGATGACCAGGGTACGTCCAGTCAACAGGCCAAGACAGGCCAAATTCCAGCCAAGACCGACAGTGCGCAGCCAAACAGAACCGTAACCGTAACGGGCATCCGCGGCGAGGATGTGGTCCTGAAGTGCGACCTGGACATCACTC AGAGCATCTTGTGGTTCTTTGGGAAGAACATCATCGCCAATGGCGGCACTTTGGTGCAGCCCAACTTTAAGCTGGACACTGCAAACTACGACCTAAccatactgaaggcaagtccaCAGGACGCCGGCGACTACTACTGCAAGGCCCTGCCCCAGGGCTCTGTCCTGAACACCAAGGTGGTCATCGCCGAACATTCCCTCGATGCCATAGCACCGGAGAGCTCCACCTCCGCGTCGAGCAGTTTGCCCAGCCTTCCCGCCTCCCTTCTGTGGCCAGTGCTGCCTGGAGTCTGTCTGCTGAAGTTCGGCAGACGTTAG
- the LOC108159699 gene encoding uncharacterized protein LOC108159699: MRHIWLLALIAFGSSRFPGVLTLPEAHPGKPSSATTAAGVGNGGGAGGGGEASTDYSEYDEEEPQRSPGNLAKSTAGPKLPLPYFDQPKVDVYVGPNDSSVKVECPVKNYNAQHHAILWYKDDSPISNGNTLFSTVYGLDTNFTLTVPVAANATDGQKYSCHVMPPDVRREVTIHLGLEPSTPAPASATAQPTSAEGSAPVLQDSGLWMLLLLAALQLAVRY; encoded by the exons ATGAGGCATATCTGGCTGCTGGCTCTTATCGCCTTTGGATCTTCCCGGTTTCCAG GTGTGCTGACCTTGCCCGAGGCACACCCAGGCAAACCATCATCTGCCACAACCGCAGCTGGAGTTGGAAACGGAGGAGGTGCAGGCGGTGGCGGTGAGGCGAGTACAGACTACAGTGAGTACGATGAAGAGGAGCCGCAGCGGTCGCCTGGAAACCTGGCCAAGTCCACAGCAGGTCCCAAGCTGCCGCTTCCGTACTTCGACCAGCCGAAAGTGGACGTCTATGTGGGGCCCAATGACAGCAGTGTGAAGGTGGAGTGCCCCGTCAAGAACTACAATG CCCAACACCATGCCATACTCTGGTACAAGGATGACAGCCCCATCAGCAACGGCAACACCCTATTCAGCACAGTCTACGGCCTAGACACAAACTTCACATTGACCGTGCCCGTGGCGGCCAATGCCACGGACGGGCAGAAATACTCCTGCCATGTGATGCCACCCGATGTGCGTCGCGAGGTTACCATCCATCTTGGACTGGAGCCAAGCACCCCGGCTCCTGCTTCGGCCACCGCTCAACCTACTTCCGCCGAAGGGTCGGCGCCGGTTTTGCAGGATTCTGGCCTCTGGATGCTCCTGCTCTTGGCCGCCCTCCAGTTGGCAGTTCGCTACTAA
- the LOC108159700 gene encoding ventrally expressed gene D protein, which produces MIPQSESPALFEDNFVGESHTVPENCEHSRCGQSQTALEVYERILRRLQSQQEVYASRVDEAALMKQIWIASFTGSRLQYRM; this is translated from the coding sequence ATGATCCCACAGAGTGAGAGTCCAGCCCTGTTCGAGGACAATTTCGTTGGGGAGTCCCATACTGTCCCTGAGAATTGTGAGCATAGTCGCTGTGGCCAGAGCCAGACTGCCCTGGAGGTATACGAGAGAATTCTAAGGCGTCTACAGTCACAGCAGGAGGTCTATGCCTCAAGGGTCGACGAAGCCGCTTTGATGAAGCAAATTTGGATTGCCAGCTTTACAGGAAGCCGACTGCAATATCGAATGTAG